From Synechococcus sp. A10-1-5-1, a single genomic window includes:
- a CDS encoding permease: MARIATIWAIFQGLLIEALPFLLIGVLIAGLARWVAPGGRWLQRLPKQAVLAPLSGAALGFALPACECGNVPVARRLLAGGASMGSALGFLFAAPVLNPIVLASTWAAFPDQPWLIAARPLGALLVAVVLSGLLQKLPEGQLLESSLLAERRLSQPLAEASLLERKSGVLGTPTQPPQARPNRPSLTTVLEHSTREFLNLAVLLIIGSLIAATVQTLLPRSWLLAVGGSPTLSILSLMLMAVVISVCSSVDAFLALGFAAQITPGALLAFLVLGPVVDLKLLGLFGVIMRPKAIAVTAIGASVVVLLIGQWVNLWLL, translated from the coding sequence TTGGCTCGAATCGCGACGATTTGGGCGATCTTCCAGGGCCTCTTGATTGAAGCCCTGCCCTTTCTCTTGATCGGGGTGCTCATCGCAGGCCTGGCGCGCTGGGTCGCACCAGGCGGACGCTGGCTGCAGCGCCTGCCCAAGCAGGCCGTCTTGGCTCCACTCAGCGGAGCCGCCCTGGGCTTTGCCTTACCTGCTTGCGAATGCGGCAATGTCCCGGTGGCCCGGCGACTGCTGGCCGGGGGGGCCTCCATGGGGTCGGCACTGGGGTTTTTGTTTGCAGCCCCTGTTCTCAACCCGATTGTGTTGGCCAGCACCTGGGCGGCATTCCCCGATCAGCCCTGGTTGATCGCAGCGCGCCCCTTGGGAGCGCTGCTGGTCGCGGTGGTCCTCTCTGGATTGCTCCAGAAACTGCCCGAGGGACAACTTCTTGAATCCAGCCTGCTCGCCGAGCGCCGGCTCAGCCAACCCTTAGCGGAGGCCAGCCTGCTCGAGAGAAAAAGTGGTGTGCTCGGCACACCCACTCAACCCCCTCAAGCAAGACCGAATCGTCCGAGCCTGACCACGGTGCTCGAGCACAGCACGCGGGAGTTTCTCAACCTGGCTGTCTTGCTGATCATCGGCAGCCTGATCGCCGCCACCGTGCAAACCCTGCTGCCTCGCAGCTGGCTGCTGGCGGTGGGGGGATCGCCAACGCTCTCCATTCTCAGCTTGATGCTGATGGCCGTTGTGATTTCGGTCTGCTCCAGCGTTGACGCCTTTTTAGCCCTGGGATTTGCTGCGCAAATCACACCCGGTGCGCTCTTGGCTTTTCTGGTTTTAGGTCCAGTTGTCGACCTGAAATTACTGGGACTATTTGGAGTGATCATGCGACCCAAGGCGATCGCCGTCACGGCGATCGGAGCCAGTGTTGTTGTGTTGTTAATTGGGCAATGGGTCAACCTGTGGCTGCTCTGA
- a CDS encoding HupE/UreJ family protein: MTSKLTRSLLTSTAAGLGLSLLSVLPAGAHGTADHRVLGGALHPLLGLDHLLMLVAVGLCAAQAGRQLLIYALAGALIGSVFGSFGGQLPGAEVLAALAVSAVAAVLVLVLRGSCGRQVLALTVAGGLGLHAMLHGLESSGTSLWWAGALLSSVAVVGSSAWLSQRLERSLASLGAGLLALAGGLLAIAPL; the protein is encoded by the coding sequence ATGACCTCGAAACTGACCCGATCGCTGCTGACCAGCACCGCCGCCGGACTGGGCCTGAGCCTGCTGTCGGTGCTGCCAGCCGGAGCCCATGGAACCGCCGACCATCGAGTGTTGGGCGGCGCCCTGCATCCCCTGCTGGGCTTGGACCACCTGCTGATGCTGGTGGCCGTGGGCCTCTGCGCCGCCCAGGCAGGCCGCCAACTGCTGATCTATGCCCTGGCTGGGGCCCTGATCGGTTCGGTCTTCGGCAGCTTCGGCGGCCAACTGCCTGGAGCCGAAGTGCTGGCAGCCCTGGCGGTCTCCGCCGTGGCCGCCGTTTTGGTCCTGGTGCTGCGTGGCAGCTGCGGCCGCCAGGTGCTGGCGCTCACCGTTGCTGGCGGCCTTGGTCTCCACGCGATGCTCCACGGCCTGGAGTCCAGCGGCACCTCCCTCTGGTGGGCTGGTGCTCTGCTGAGCTCGGTGGCTGTGGTCGGTAGCAGCGCCTGGCTGAGCCAGCGGTTGGAACGCAGCCTGGCCAGCCTTGGGGCAGGCCTGCTGGCGCTGGCTGGCGGCCTGCTGGCGATCGCTCCCCTCTGA
- a CDS encoding Fur family transcriptional regulator translates to MPAGPVSQVQADALRSSLHDRGQRLTPQRQRVLTLFERLGEGSHLSAEEVHQRLLKADERVSLATVYRTLRLLSSMELLCELELPEGGRRFELASDEAHRDHHHLVCARCGHTEEFESEAVLQAGGEAAALHGFQLLNCVLNVRALCPSCAQQEAEG, encoded by the coding sequence GTGCCCGCTGGTCCTGTCTCCCAGGTGCAGGCCGATGCATTGCGCAGCTCTCTGCATGATCGCGGGCAGCGTCTGACGCCCCAGCGCCAACGGGTCTTGACTTTGTTTGAGCGCCTTGGTGAGGGCAGTCACCTCAGCGCTGAGGAGGTCCATCAGCGCCTGCTCAAGGCGGATGAACGGGTCTCACTGGCCACGGTCTATCGCACCTTGCGGCTGCTGAGCTCCATGGAGCTGTTGTGCGAATTGGAGCTGCCGGAAGGGGGTCGGCGCTTTGAACTGGCCAGCGATGAGGCCCACCGGGACCATCACCACCTGGTCTGCGCTCGCTGCGGCCACACCGAAGAATTCGAGAGCGAAGCGGTGCTGCAGGCTGGTGGAGAGGCCGCGGCTTTACACGGCTTTCAATTGCTGAATTGTGTGTTGAACGTGCGCGCTCTCTGCCCTAGCTGCGCTCAGCAGGAAGCCGAGGGATGA
- a CDS encoding metal ABC transporter substrate-binding protein, with protein MGLAAGVTALAVRPVAAAQQIPSVVAANGILCDLVRVVAGSTVSVACLVPDGADPHDYRLSARDRSKIQSASVVFLNGYRLSPALERIGQLKRTVKVAEVAVPSSPSRDPHVWHNPLQAVAMAKVVAVQLRGSVSGAARASVDGRLTRVASVLQQLDRWTAAQFATVPKAHRVVLTEHDALSSLARRYQVRYVPLMESFASGGPLRPSSLREISKAVKASGTKYLFSESSATSKTLRRISKTSGVPVYQKHLVVDGVAKRKTYVGTFVSNVCALVSAQGGRCDRASGDQIASRWSAI; from the coding sequence ATGGGTCTTGCCGCCGGTGTGACTGCTCTGGCCGTTCGACCCGTCGCTGCTGCTCAGCAGATCCCTTCTGTGGTGGCGGCCAACGGAATTCTTTGCGACCTCGTTCGCGTCGTGGCTGGATCCACGGTCTCTGTCGCTTGCTTGGTCCCGGATGGAGCGGATCCCCACGACTACCGCTTGAGTGCCAGGGATCGCTCGAAGATTCAGTCGGCTTCGGTTGTGTTCCTCAATGGATACCGATTAAGCCCTGCGCTGGAGCGCATTGGGCAGCTGAAGCGGACGGTCAAGGTTGCTGAAGTCGCCGTGCCGTCCAGCCCATCTCGGGATCCACATGTTTGGCATAACCCTCTTCAGGCGGTAGCGATGGCGAAGGTGGTTGCCGTCCAGCTCAGGGGCAGCGTGTCTGGAGCGGCCCGTGCCTCGGTTGATGGCCGGCTCACGCGAGTTGCCTCTGTGCTGCAGCAATTGGATCGCTGGACTGCAGCTCAGTTCGCCACCGTTCCCAAGGCCCACCGAGTTGTTCTAACGGAGCATGATGCGCTCTCTTCTCTGGCCAGGCGCTACCAGGTTCGTTATGTGCCTTTGATGGAATCATTCGCATCCGGTGGGCCGCTTCGTCCCAGCAGTCTTCGCGAGATCTCTAAGGCTGTGAAGGCATCAGGAACGAAGTATCTGTTTTCAGAATCAAGTGCAACGTCGAAAACGCTGCGTCGCATTAGTAAGACCTCGGGTGTCCCTGTCTATCAGAAGCATCTTGTCGTGGATGGAGTTGCAAAGCGGAAGACCTATGTCGGTACGTTTGTTTCCAATGTCTGTGCCCTGGTGAGTGCGCAAGGGGGGCGTTGCGACCGTGCATCTGGTGATCAAATTGCATCTCGCTGGAGCGCAATTTAG
- a CDS encoding metal ABC transporter permease yields MADSWWLFPFTIALVVGMLCPLAGTALLVQRRLFQVNLISHAVLPGLAIALFWGIEPGIGGLISGVLFALVAERMTSALPQEDRYREAVLNSVLAGSLGLGVLLIPLLGIRVDLEAVLFGDLLAAGPRELIQSLMALALIVILLAGRYRQYVYLGVDPVGAQAAGLQVTALRFLLTLVAAAAVVSAVSAVGIVLVVSLMAAPALLALPKARSLRQALLRSALWGLVLSGGGFVLAVQESINLPPGPVIGVVCMATLPFQLLRR; encoded by the coding sequence ATGGCTGACTCTTGGTGGCTCTTTCCCTTCACCATCGCTCTTGTGGTGGGCATGCTCTGCCCTCTGGCAGGAACAGCACTCTTGGTGCAACGACGGCTGTTTCAGGTCAACCTGATTTCCCATGCTGTGCTGCCCGGACTGGCCATTGCCCTTTTCTGGGGAATTGAACCCGGCATCGGCGGCCTGATCAGTGGGGTGTTATTTGCACTGGTGGCGGAGCGCATGACCAGTGCTTTGCCCCAGGAAGATCGCTACAGGGAAGCAGTCCTCAACTCCGTGTTGGCCGGATCGCTTGGTCTCGGTGTTCTCCTGATTCCTTTACTGGGGATCCGCGTCGATCTTGAGGCTGTCTTGTTCGGGGATCTTCTGGCCGCTGGCCCCCGTGAGCTCATCCAAAGCCTCATGGCCTTGGCTTTGATTGTGATTCTGTTGGCGGGGCGTTATCGCCAGTACGTCTATCTCGGCGTCGATCCTGTTGGAGCCCAAGCCGCAGGGCTCCAGGTCACAGCCCTGCGCTTTTTGCTGACGTTGGTTGCGGCCGCAGCGGTGGTGAGTGCCGTTAGCGCAGTGGGCATCGTCTTGGTTGTCAGCTTGATGGCAGCTCCTGCATTACTGGCTCTGCCCAAGGCCAGGAGTTTGCGGCAAGCCCTGCTTCGATCGGCCCTTTGGGGATTGGTTTTGTCTGGCGGAGGGTTTGTACTGGCGGTGCAGGAATCGATCAATCTCCCGCCGGGGCCTGTGATTGGTGTCGTATGCATGGCAACCCTGCCATTTCAGTTATTGCGCAGGTAA
- a CDS encoding GTP-binding protein, with the protein MSSSLMDQAPSGLPVTILTGFLGAGKTTLLNHILSNQQGVKTAVLVNEFGEIGIDNDLIIATGEDMVELSNGCICCSINGELLEAVYRILDRPDPVDYLVVETTGLADPLPVAMTFLGSDLRDQTRLDSIITLIDAENFSDEILEGEVARAQVVYGDILLLNKCDLVSEARLNEVEAQLREIKTDARILRSVKGEVNLPLLLSVGLFESDKVTAEQNHDDCDHDHGHCVHEHDHDHAHDHSNCDHDHGHCEHDHSHDHSHDHSHEHSHADHLAIEGFTSLSFGSEGPFSLRKFQNFLDNQLPAGVFRAKGILWFNESSKRHVFHLAGKRFSIDDSEWSKPSDRKNQLVVIGKNLDHAKIRKQLQACVAKDAGKGFS; encoded by the coding sequence ATGAGCAGCAGCCTGATGGATCAGGCCCCCAGCGGGCTCCCCGTAACCATCCTCACGGGCTTCCTTGGAGCGGGAAAAACCACGCTGCTCAACCACATTCTCAGCAACCAGCAGGGCGTCAAAACGGCGGTGCTGGTCAATGAGTTCGGGGAGATTGGCATCGACAACGACCTGATCATCGCCACCGGCGAGGACATGGTCGAACTGAGCAACGGCTGCATCTGCTGCTCCATCAATGGTGAGCTGCTCGAGGCCGTCTATCGCATCCTCGATCGTCCAGATCCCGTGGACTACCTGGTGGTGGAAACCACGGGGCTTGCGGATCCCCTGCCCGTAGCCATGACCTTCCTTGGCAGCGATCTACGGGATCAGACTCGGCTCGACTCGATCATCACGTTGATCGATGCCGAAAACTTCAGCGACGAGATCCTCGAGGGGGAGGTCGCCCGCGCCCAGGTCGTCTACGGCGACATCCTGCTGCTCAACAAATGCGACCTCGTCAGCGAAGCGCGGCTCAACGAGGTGGAAGCCCAGTTAAGGGAGATCAAAACCGATGCCCGGATCCTGCGCTCGGTGAAAGGCGAGGTCAACCTGCCGCTGCTGCTCAGCGTGGGCCTGTTCGAAAGCGACAAGGTCACTGCGGAGCAAAACCACGACGACTGCGACCACGACCACGGCCACTGCGTGCATGAGCACGACCATGACCATGCCCATGACCACAGCAACTGCGATCACGACCACGGTCACTGCGAGCACGATCACAGCCACGACCATTCCCACGACCATTCCCACGAGCACTCCCACGCGGATCACCTCGCCATCGAGGGATTCACATCCCTTTCCTTTGGCAGCGAAGGTCCCTTCTCGCTGCGTAAATTCCAAAACTTCCTCGATAACCAGCTCCCCGCCGGGGTGTTCCGCGCCAAGGGAATCCTCTGGTTCAACGAGAGCAGCAAGCGACACGTCTTTCACCTGGCCGGCAAGCGCTTCTCCATCGATGACAGCGAGTGGAGCAAGCCCAGCGACCGCAAAAACCAACTGGTGGTGATCGGCAAAAACCTCGACCACGCCAAGATCCGCAAGCAACTTCAGGCCTGCGTCGCGAAAGATGCCGGCAAGGGTTTCTCCTGA
- a CDS encoding M23 family metallopeptidase — MPVALLVPALQLLNPMPGVVTQDAHAEHPALDIACAVGTPVRAAHDGVATVVRSHTHGNTVVLVGNNGLETSYSHLHSTQAPGTYKRGDLIGLCGNTGIWTTGPHLHFETNRPALLSNLDTSFYSDIAQQPSTPSAELTGIGGSPAALAGQN, encoded by the coding sequence TTGCCCGTTGCACTCCTGGTTCCAGCACTGCAGTTGCTCAATCCCATGCCAGGGGTTGTGACCCAAGACGCCCACGCGGAACATCCAGCCCTGGACATCGCCTGCGCCGTTGGCACTCCGGTGCGCGCGGCCCATGACGGTGTGGCCACGGTGGTCCGCAGCCACACCCATGGCAACACTGTGGTGCTGGTGGGCAACAACGGCCTCGAAACCAGCTACAGCCACCTGCACAGCACCCAGGCGCCAGGGACCTACAAACGGGGTGACCTGATCGGGCTTTGCGGCAACACCGGTATCTGGACCACAGGCCCCCACCTGCACTTCGAGACCAACCGACCGGCACTGCTGAGCAACCTGGACACGAGCTTCTACAGCGACATCGCCCAACAACCCAGCACGCCCAGCGCCGAGTTGACTGGAATTGGAGGTTCCCCAGCGGCCTTGGCTGGGCAAAACTAA
- the larC gene encoding nickel pincer cofactor biosynthesis protein LarC: MGSLAVVDCPTGLAGNMLLASLFDCGLPEDVVHQPLVALGLGGLYRLTLEERRSVGMRGLHLEVELLEQQPPHRHWASLREQVQTAELAPALRQAVLKVFGVLAEAEGAVHGYPPEQVHFHEVGALDALVDVVGVCAGLQYFGVQRLICSPPPAGHGQVNSAHGLLPVPVPAVLELATRHGVPLASSAGFPPAELTTPTGLALMVAWADSFAPAPALRPTRLGIGLGSRELDRPNQLRFLLAESADSVGVQPELQMVVQQQAQIDDATAEDLAFLQDALREAGAFEVFAQSVAMKKGRLGSLITALAWPEQAEALRAIWWRYGSSLGVREQLQQRWALPRQIEQRQTPWGLVRFKSSMRPDGSVLCKPELEDLIPLAQQRRLPLDQLRSNLLQWLEEQR, encoded by the coding sequence ATGGGATCCCTGGCGGTGGTCGATTGCCCGACGGGATTGGCCGGGAACATGCTGCTGGCGTCCCTGTTCGACTGCGGGCTGCCAGAAGACGTGGTCCATCAACCCCTGGTGGCTCTGGGGTTGGGCGGGCTCTATCGCTTGACGCTTGAGGAGCGCCGCAGCGTTGGCATGCGTGGTTTGCATCTGGAGGTGGAGCTGCTCGAGCAGCAGCCCCCCCATCGCCACTGGGCCAGCCTGCGGGAGCAAGTGCAAACGGCCGAGTTGGCCCCAGCACTGCGGCAGGCGGTGCTGAAGGTGTTTGGTGTGTTGGCGGAGGCTGAAGGTGCCGTCCATGGCTATCCGCCGGAGCAAGTGCATTTCCACGAGGTGGGAGCCCTGGATGCCCTGGTGGATGTGGTCGGTGTCTGTGCTGGGTTGCAGTACTTCGGTGTTCAGCGCTTGATCTGCAGTCCGCCTCCGGCGGGCCACGGCCAGGTGAACAGTGCCCATGGTCTGTTGCCGGTCCCAGTGCCCGCCGTTTTGGAGCTGGCTACGCGCCATGGGGTTCCCCTGGCCAGTAGCGCGGGGTTTCCCCCGGCGGAATTGACGACCCCAACTGGCTTGGCCTTGATGGTGGCCTGGGCGGACAGCTTTGCGCCTGCGCCTGCCTTGCGCCCCACCCGGCTGGGGATCGGTCTGGGTTCTCGGGAGTTGGATCGCCCTAATCAGTTGCGCTTTCTCCTCGCCGAGTCGGCTGACTCCGTTGGCGTTCAGCCCGAGTTGCAGATGGTGGTGCAGCAGCAGGCCCAGATCGACGATGCAACCGCAGAGGATTTGGCCTTCCTTCAGGACGCCCTGCGGGAGGCCGGAGCGTTCGAGGTCTTCGCCCAGTCGGTTGCGATGAAGAAGGGGCGCTTGGGCAGCTTGATTACGGCCCTGGCCTGGCCGGAGCAGGCCGAGGCCCTGCGAGCGATCTGGTGGCGCTATGGAAGCAGCCTGGGGGTACGGGAGCAGCTTCAGCAGCGCTGGGCCCTGCCCCGGCAGATCGAACAGCGGCAGACGCCCTGGGGACTGGTGCGCTTTAAGAGCTCCATGCGCCCCGATGGAAGTGTGCTGTGCAAGCCAGAGTTGGAGGACTTGATTCCCTTGGCTCAGCAGCGGCGGCTGCCCCTTGATCAGCTGCGCTCCAACCTGCTCCAGTGGCTGGAGGAGCAACGGTGA
- a CDS encoding TIGR03943 family protein, whose translation MGQPVAALIRPITLALWGAVLVLSTLSGRLDLLLRGVFHPLVGLCGFALLALAIQQLLRPGQALESHKTNQAWIFSSAMAIAVLIAPPNPSFSDLAANRSEALASPAELEFVLPPSQRTLTDWVRLLRSQPDPQLYVGDPVNISGFVYEPTRGMPQLGRLTVRCCLADATPIGIPIRWPETYRPKRDEWLLIRGQMGMEFTSNGSSQSVVIPEQIRSIPRPEQPLEP comes from the coding sequence ATGGGTCAACCTGTGGCTGCTCTGATCCGCCCAATCACCTTGGCCCTCTGGGGGGCCGTGCTGGTGCTGAGCACCCTGAGCGGACGTTTAGATCTGTTGTTGCGAGGAGTGTTCCACCCACTCGTGGGACTCTGCGGTTTCGCCCTGCTCGCTCTGGCCATTCAGCAACTCCTCAGGCCGGGTCAGGCGCTGGAGTCGCACAAGACCAACCAGGCGTGGATATTCAGCAGCGCCATGGCCATCGCTGTTTTGATCGCCCCACCCAACCCCTCCTTTAGCGATCTGGCGGCAAACCGCAGTGAAGCCTTGGCCTCACCTGCAGAACTGGAATTTGTCCTACCCCCATCCCAGCGAACGCTGACGGATTGGGTCAGGCTTCTGCGCAGCCAACCGGATCCCCAGCTGTATGTCGGCGATCCCGTCAACATCAGCGGCTTTGTTTACGAACCAACCAGAGGAATGCCACAACTCGGTCGCCTCACTGTTCGCTGCTGCTTAGCCGATGCGACCCCGATCGGCATTCCGATTCGTTGGCCTGAGACCTACAGACCAAAACGCGACGAATGGCTCCTCATCCGCGGGCAGATGGGCATGGAGTTCACCAGCAATGGATCCAGCCAAAGCGTTGTGATCCCTGAGCAAATCCGATCCATTCCAAGGCCTGAGCAACCCTTAGAGCCATGA
- a CDS encoding tetratricopeptide repeat protein, whose protein sequence is MPARGRPNQRDGVLIALVASGLVTVSITGGWLLGQHQALKTQGSPEGSSERQIALLQARLGEGSASAADQQRLVDLLIQQGQAQEASLVLEHLADQQPQNWQLRLLLAELRRNSNDRPGAERELRQILNLKPDRIEALQLLTLLQLEQGRGAEAEAQLKTLLEASSKPTPQPQKLGLGLLLGDLRQRQGKTADALALYGQLAKDFPRDPRPLLAMALLKQDQGDLQGAGQALAQAQARQPEKKDPRLDRVAASWGLESLRDSKKAATTTKEPSPTEKKPQS, encoded by the coding sequence ATGCCGGCACGAGGCCGCCCCAACCAGCGCGATGGCGTGCTGATCGCCCTGGTGGCATCGGGGTTGGTGACCGTTTCGATCACCGGCGGCTGGCTTCTGGGTCAGCACCAAGCCTTGAAAACCCAAGGCAGTCCAGAGGGCAGCAGCGAGAGGCAAATTGCCCTGCTTCAAGCCCGCCTCGGGGAGGGATCAGCGAGCGCCGCCGATCAACAGCGACTGGTGGACCTGCTGATCCAGCAAGGCCAGGCCCAAGAGGCCAGCCTGGTGTTGGAGCACCTCGCCGATCAGCAGCCTCAAAACTGGCAGCTGCGTCTGCTCTTGGCCGAGCTCCGCCGCAACAGCAACGACCGCCCTGGGGCCGAGCGGGAGTTACGCCAGATCCTGAACCTCAAGCCTGATCGGATTGAAGCCCTGCAATTGCTCACCCTTCTTCAACTGGAACAAGGGCGCGGAGCCGAGGCTGAAGCCCAACTCAAGACCCTGCTGGAGGCCAGCAGCAAACCCACTCCCCAACCGCAAAAGCTGGGGCTGGGACTGCTGTTGGGCGATCTCCGCCAGCGCCAAGGGAAAACTGCAGACGCCCTGGCCCTCTATGGACAGCTCGCCAAGGACTTCCCGCGTGATCCCAGGCCACTTCTGGCCATGGCCTTGCTGAAGCAAGACCAAGGAGACCTCCAAGGGGCTGGACAGGCACTGGCTCAAGCCCAAGCCAGGCAACCCGAAAAAAAGGATCCCCGCCTGGATCGGGTGGCGGCGAGCTGGGGACTTGAAAGTCTCCGAGACAGCAAGAAGGCAGCGACGACGACTAAGGAGCCGTCACCAACGGAGAAGAAGCCCCAGAGTTAG
- a CDS encoding lysylphosphatidylglycerol synthase domain-containing protein, whose translation MIRRLRTLSLPGGVRLWVSAASVAFLASAVVSHGRQLLQLSLDRQSWLWLALGLGISALSLVVNGLAWGVVLRWLGAAPRWTPVVLLFLESNLRKYLPGGVWHLLERLRALRSGGPCRQPLSGRQALGAVLLDPLLMAVAALSLVALGGGLALLALLPLLALMPRWLNPLLERLERRRAKALEVDPSGLTPGSLRLPGYPWWPLAAELVFVLCRFGGFACCVQAFDLAFQLDWTGWLAGFALAWTAGLVVPAAPGGLGVFEAVLVLRLAASVPEAPLLAVALSYRLVVSLADLLVAAAARRDLAALRNSGYC comes from the coding sequence GTGATCCGGCGGCTGAGAACTCTCTCCCTCCCCGGGGGCGTACGGCTTTGGGTGAGCGCGGCAAGCGTTGCCTTTCTGGCCTCTGCGGTGGTCTCCCATGGCCGTCAGTTGCTGCAGCTGAGCCTCGATCGTCAGTCTTGGCTTTGGCTGGCCTTGGGCTTGGGCATCAGCGCCTTGAGCCTGGTGGTCAATGGCTTGGCCTGGGGAGTGGTGCTGCGTTGGTTGGGGGCTGCTCCGCGTTGGACTCCGGTGGTGCTGCTGTTTCTGGAGTCCAACCTGCGCAAGTATCTGCCTGGCGGGGTCTGGCATCTGCTGGAGCGGCTTCGGGCTCTGCGCTCTGGCGGCCCTTGCCGGCAACCCCTGAGCGGGCGTCAAGCCCTCGGGGCGGTCCTGCTTGATCCGCTGCTGATGGCCGTGGCGGCGTTGTCCTTGGTGGCCTTGGGGGGTGGTCTGGCCCTGTTGGCCTTGCTGCCGCTGTTGGCTTTGATGCCCCGTTGGCTCAATCCCCTGCTGGAGCGTCTGGAGCGCCGCCGCGCCAAGGCGCTTGAAGTGGATCCTTCTGGCCTCACCCCAGGAAGCCTCCGCCTGCCGGGCTATCCCTGGTGGCCCCTGGCGGCTGAGCTGGTCTTTGTTCTCTGCCGCTTTGGCGGTTTCGCCTGCTGCGTTCAAGCCTTCGACTTGGCCTTCCAGCTGGACTGGACGGGTTGGTTGGCGGGCTTTGCCCTGGCTTGGACCGCAGGTCTGGTGGTTCCCGCTGCCCCCGGAGGATTGGGGGTGTTTGAAGCGGTGTTGGTGCTTCGCTTGGCGGCTTCTGTTCCTGAGGCGCCGCTGTTGGCCGTGGCCCTGAGCTATCGCCTGGTCGTCTCGTTGGCGGATTTGTTGGTGGCCGCCGCCGCCCGCAGGGACCTGGCAGCACTTCGCAACAGTGGGTATTGTTGA
- a CDS encoding metal ABC transporter ATP-binding protein, with amino-acid sequence MLRVQNLCVHRGPQLVLEDVSFNIKPGSLTALVGPNGAGKSTLLHALEGQLPASSGVMELAGCPLTPALARRQIALMPQRGVIDWTFPITVHELVALGRLLGRRPGCCDVDAVLQRVGLAGLGTRRLDELSGGQQQRALLARTLLQPAQLLLLDEPCAAIDPPSRTNLLQVMRQLCDSGLTLLVSSHDWGSDLDCYDQVLVLDRALLAQGAPETVRSSLGDLRVGHQCCG; translated from the coding sequence TTGCTTCGCGTTCAAAATCTCTGCGTCCATCGCGGTCCGCAGCTTGTCCTGGAGGATGTCTCGTTCAACATCAAGCCTGGGTCATTGACGGCCTTGGTTGGGCCGAATGGGGCTGGTAAAAGCACTCTTTTGCATGCCCTTGAGGGGCAGTTGCCGGCATCGTCTGGCGTCATGGAGTTGGCTGGCTGTCCACTGACGCCCGCCTTGGCTCGACGTCAGATCGCCCTCATGCCGCAACGGGGAGTCATTGATTGGACCTTTCCGATCACGGTCCATGAATTGGTGGCCCTTGGCCGCTTGTTGGGTCGTCGTCCGGGCTGTTGCGATGTGGATGCGGTTTTGCAGCGGGTTGGCCTTGCAGGATTAGGGACCCGTCGATTGGATGAGCTGTCAGGCGGACAGCAGCAGCGGGCGCTTCTCGCCCGAACGCTGTTGCAGCCCGCCCAGCTCTTGCTTCTGGATGAACCCTGCGCGGCAATTGACCCCCCATCACGTACAAATTTGCTGCAGGTGATGCGTCAGCTGTGTGATTCAGGGTTGACGCTGCTTGTGAGTAGTCATGACTGGGGCAGTGATTTGGATTGCTACGACCAAGTTCTCGTTTTGGATCGAGCGCTTCTTGCCCAGGGTGCCCCCGAGACTGTCAGGAGCTCATTGGGTGATTTGAGAGTGGGGCATCAGTGCTGCGGTTAG
- a CDS encoding transcriptional repressor, with amino-acid sequence MPSQAAGTNERQQLIIQHLEDADQELSGQDLHARLRASNSPMGLATVYRHLRQLQQRGQIRCRHLPSGEALFAPLGRDEHHITCVDCGETAVLNSCPVHHVDLGTADRHGFELLFHTLEFFGLCEQCKSRQRD; translated from the coding sequence ATGCCCTCCCAGGCTGCCGGGACTAACGAGCGGCAGCAGCTGATCATTCAGCACCTGGAGGATGCCGATCAAGAGCTGTCGGGACAGGACCTGCACGCCCGTCTGCGGGCCAGCAACAGTCCGATGGGACTGGCCACGGTTTACAGACACCTGCGCCAACTGCAGCAACGCGGACAGATTCGCTGCAGGCATCTGCCCAGCGGGGAAGCCCTCTTTGCGCCGCTGGGACGGGACGAACATCACATCACCTGTGTGGACTGCGGTGAAACGGCTGTCCTCAACAGCTGCCCCGTTCATCATGTCGACCTCGGCACAGCTGACAGACATGGCTTCGAATTGCTGTTTCATACCCTCGAGTTTTTTGGGCTGTGCGAACAGTGCAAGTCCCGCCAACGGGACTAA